The stretch of DNA CGTGGTACGAAGCTCTGAAACATGTACAGATTTTACAAAATTCCACCTTTCGATGCGAAAATGGAAAGATTCCGTACGACATATTGTTCGGAAGAAACGTGCACGAGGAATTTCAAAAGAGAACTAGCACGGTGGATAAGAAAGAAAACATATGGACAGAAGAAGAATGGATTAATCTTGTATCCGATAAGTCTACCATAAGCGAAAAGGAAGAGGCTGATAAGTTTATGGAAAGTTCAGATTCTATAGATATTAAAGACATGGATAGCGTAAGTATAACGTTAGATTACGTATTTGTTTCTTTATGCTAATTAATGATCAATATCGTTTCGTTTATTAGTGGAGAGATGACAGCAATTCCGCCAGCGAAATCAGGAACGACCTTTCAAAAGAGCCTCCcgattttaattttgtcaacGTTAAAAGCGAACCTTTGAATATGCATACCGAAGATTCTGTGTTCGAAGACGAACTGGCCGATGATAAAGCAAACTCGGTCCCTGAGAACGAAGATTTGAAATGCAAGGTGTGCCAGAAGCAGTATATGAAGCTCGGATACCTGAAAAACCATATGAAGTCGCACACCAAAGGGAAGAAGTTCGAATGCACCTTCTGCAACAAGACGTTCCATGTTTTAAGTCTGTACGAGAAACATATGCGACAATCGCATCGGCAAACGCGTAGTTTAAACAGGATGAGAAGGAGCGGAGATCGTTCGCAGGAAGAAACGATACCAAACGTGAATTCGCCAAAATTGAATAGTTCTGCGAATGCAGATTCTACTGAAACGAAATCGACGGCTGAGGACGAGGGCCCTAAACCACCGAAACGTTTGCGCCTCTTTAAGGAACGGAAAAGACTGTCTGCGGAGAAGATAAACAACGGAGAGTCATCTTTGGAATGCAGCTATTGCAAGCAGAAATTTAGTTTCCCTAGCGTATTGAAAAGGCACATGCGGTCTCACACGAACGAAAGGCCATACATTTGCGAGATTTGTAACAAGAGTTTCAAACAGTTAGGGCATCTTAGTCAGCATTCGTTAACGCACAGAGATTACCGTTCGTTTCAGTGTGCGGTTTGTGAAATTAGGTTCGGCACGTTGACCGCGTTGAAGgtgcacacgcacacgcacaagGGGGACTACGCCTCGAAACCGAAACAGTCTTTTCGGTTGTTCGAATGCGACAATTGCAAGAAAGTCTTCACCACTAAAAGCGTGCTGGAGCGGCACATTTTGAGCCATTCGCATGAGCGTCTGTTTGCCTGTATAGTTTGCGGGAAAAGATTCAAACAAGCGGGCCACGTGAAGTCGCACATGTTGGTTCATACCGGCGAGCGGAAGTTCGAATGTACAGTCTGCAAGAAAAGGTTCAGCCTGTCGAACTCGCTGAAGAAGCACATGTACGTACACAATGGAGAGAAGCCGTATCAGTGCGACATGTGCGGCGCCCGGTTCCTCGAAAAGAGAAACTTGAACGGACACCTGATGACTCACACGAACGAACGTCCGTTCCGCTGCAAGATCTGTGGGAAACGGTACACATTGGCGGACACTTTGCGGCGTCACATAAGCGCCGCCCACGAAGACGGTCGCACCTACCAATGCGAGATCTGTGCGAAAATGTTTAAGCAGCTGGCCCATCTTTCCGTTCACAAGAAGGTGCACAACGACGAGCGGCCGTTCCAGTGTCATCTGTGCGAAAAAAACTTTAAGCATAAGAACGTCCTGAAGTCTCATCTGGCCATTCACGCGAACGTCAGGCCGTTCGAATGCGACGTCTGCAAGGCCACCTTCGTCAGAAAGACCAACTTGCAAACGCACATCGCCTCCGCCCACATGAACGAGAGGCCGTACGTTTGCACTATTTGTGGCAAACGGTTCAAGCAAATTAGCCATTTGAATGGCCATGTGGTGGTGCACAGTAATTTAATGCCTTATCAGTGCGATTATTGCGACCGACGCTGCAACAGACTCGACAATTTGAAAAAACATATGCGCCTCCATACGAAAAACAAGGAGGGAGTAGTTTAAATGAACGGCGGGATATCTGATCGTTTTAAGAACTCAAATGTGTGTATTATTTAATTGTCAAATCTCTGGATATATCGAACAATTCTTGTCTAAGATTTTAAATTTAGTTTA from Halictus rubicundus isolate RS-2024b chromosome 8, iyHalRubi1_principal, whole genome shotgun sequence encodes:
- the LOC143356181 gene encoding uncharacterized protein LOC143356181, translating into MNSHCDIVNKRLCRRGQVDVMDMPVKLTSNYKYFFVYEDQVSKFVVLKGLHENTAREVAMKLLDVLAIIGAPQVIQSNNGRKFAEQVVQELRFLWKDFIILHGDISENKENNRDFKNLLECWAQRNPTTTWYEALKHVQILQNSTFRCENGKIPYDILFGRNVHEEFQKRTSTVDKKENIWTEEEWINLVSDKSTISEKEEADKFMESSDSIDIKDMDSWRDDSNSASEIRNDLSKEPPDFNFVNVKSEPLNMHTEDSVFEDELADDKANSVPENEDLKCKVCQKQYMKLGYLKNHMKSHTKGKKFECTFCNKTFHVLSLYEKHMRQSHRQTRSLNRMRRSGDRSQEETIPNVNSPKLNSSANADSTETKSTAEDEGPKPPKRLRLFKERKRLSAEKINNGESSLECSYCKQKFSFPSVLKRHMRSHTNERPYICEICNKSFKQLGHLSQHSLTHRDYRSFQCAVCEIRFGTLTALKVHTHTHKGDYASKPKQSFRLFECDNCKKVFTTKSVLERHILSHSHERLFACIVCGKRFKQAGHVKSHMLVHTGERKFECTVCKKRFSLSNSLKKHMYVHNGEKPYQCDMCGARFLEKRNLNGHLMTHTNERPFRCKICGKRYTLADTLRRHISAAHEDGRTYQCEICAKMFKQLAHLSVHKKVHNDERPFQCHLCEKNFKHKNVLKSHLAIHANVRPFECDVCKATFVRKTNLQTHIASAHMNERPYVCTICGKRFKQISHLNGHVVVHSNLMPYQCDYCDRRCNRLDNLKKHMRLHTKNKEGVV